Proteins from a genomic interval of Nematostella vectensis chromosome 5, jaNemVect1.1, whole genome shotgun sequence:
- the LOC116608997 gene encoding stimulated by retinoic acid gene 6 protein-like codes for MSGPSISGETLADIIIKTAVNFPDLVRNRTVSEIFSVIAQNDTLLYAVANVTGLEPEAIERTIVVFLKVIPFMKAYRPDRADSTVIQNFTNTSCVPVPTRGEFTNLCLVPALMIIILLSLLNQRIHLVKKCGLTITRPGLCIPVNLLDSYENRFGHACAFGATINRCLDILFFSDYSQIFDAEVVAMQNDPSTPSWAGLFWRILAMLVIGVAYYPFFACLATDYKIVGGFIGLFYSAAWLATMVSQMAQCPLRYETLIFPGDLLAIDLPTYLCLFFLMLKFLFYVIRGLVKHFRRKHTVTSEECEEEDWMGCYKSKYVLKLLEPIPKELRNPDRTTFKDKLKSTVYKWKPDRRRVRRPCRLPVLLLHAAI; via the exons ATGTCTGGCCCTTCCATATCGGGGGAAACCCTCGCCGATATTATCATCAAAACAGCTGTCAATTTTCCTGATTTAGTACGTAACCGAACGGTCTCAGAAATCTTTTCAGTTATCGCTCAAAACGACACTTTGCTGTATGCTGTGGCTAATGTCACCGGTCTTGAACCCGAAGCAATAGAGAGAACTATTGTAGTCTTTCTCAAAGTTATACCCTTTATGAAAGCTTACAGACCCGACAGAGCCGATTCAACAGTTATTCAGAACTTCACTAA TACTAGCTGTGTCCCTGTGCCGACAAGAGGGGAATTTACAAACTTGTGTCTTGTACCCGCC CTGATGATCATAATCCTTTTGTCTCTGCTCAATCAACGTATTCATCTGGTCAAGAAGTGCGGTCTGACCATCACCCGACCCGGATTGTGCAT CCCGGTTAACCTGCTTGACAGCTATGAGAATAGGTTTGGGCACGCATGCGCTTTCGGAGCAACTATCAATCGTTGCCTGGACATCCTGTTCTTTAGTGACTACTCACAAATCTTTGACGCGGAGGTAGTGGCGATGCAGAACGACCCAAGCACACCTTCATGGGCGGGAC TCTTTTGGCGTATCCTAGCCATGCTTGTAATAGGCGTCGCGTATTATCCCTTCTTTGCGTGCCTCGCTACTGATTACAAGATTGTCGGCGGCTTTATCGGACTTTTCTACTCCGCAGCATG GCTGGCAACGATGGTTTCACAAATGGCTCAGTGCCCCTTGCGATACGAGACATTG ATCTTCCCGGGGGATCTCCTGGCCATCGATCTTCCCACCTACCTCTGCTTGTTCTTTCTTATGCTCAAGTTCTTGTTTTACGTCATCCGTGGCCTCGTGAAGCACTTTCGCAGGAAGCATACTGTCACGTCTGAAGAATGC GAAGAGGAAGATTGGATGGGTTGCTACAAGTCAAAATACGTATTGAAGCTTCTTGAGCCCATACCCAAAGAACT CCGCAATCCAGACCGCACGACATTCAAAGACAAGTTGAAATCTACTGTGTATAAATGGAAGCCTG ATCGCCGGCGGGTTCGTCGTCCTTGTAGGCTTCCTGTATTACTACTTCATGCAGCTATTTAA